A genomic stretch from Mycobacterium paraterrae includes:
- a CDS encoding winged helix-turn-helix transcriptional regulator encodes MDLLLLTPEPNPDVVLPSLSLLAHTLRTAPPDVSSLLEAGSADILIVDARLDLPAARGLCRLLGSTGRSIPVVVVVNEGGLVAVNADWGLDEILLPGTGPAEIDARLRLLVGRRGNLQDQEGVGKISLGELVIDEGTYTARLRGRPLDLTYKEFELLKYLAQHAGRVFTRAQLLHEVWGYDFFGGTRTVDVHVRRLRAKLGPEYEALIGTVRNVGYKAVRPTRGRPPSTEITPDDGEDDDADSQPLADPLHSQ; translated from the coding sequence TTGGACCTGCTGCTGTTGACCCCTGAGCCGAATCCGGATGTGGTTCTGCCGTCCTTGTCGCTGCTCGCCCACACGTTGCGCACCGCACCGCCTGACGTCTCGTCGTTGCTGGAAGCCGGCAGCGCGGACATCCTGATCGTCGATGCGCGCCTTGACCTGCCGGCCGCGCGTGGCCTGTGCCGTCTCCTGGGCTCGACGGGTCGGTCGATCCCGGTGGTGGTCGTGGTTAACGAAGGTGGGTTGGTGGCTGTCAACGCGGACTGGGGATTGGACGAGATCCTCCTGCCGGGCACCGGCCCTGCCGAGATCGACGCGAGGCTGCGGCTGCTCGTCGGCCGGCGAGGCAACCTGCAGGACCAGGAGGGTGTCGGCAAGATCAGCCTGGGTGAACTCGTGATCGACGAGGGCACGTACACCGCCCGATTGCGGGGACGTCCCCTCGACCTCACTTATAAGGAGTTCGAGCTGTTGAAATACCTCGCCCAGCACGCCGGGCGGGTGTTCACCCGCGCGCAGTTGCTGCACGAGGTATGGGGTTACGACTTCTTCGGCGGCACCCGGACCGTCGACGTGCACGTTCGGCGACTGCGAGCCAAGCTGGGCCCGGAGTACGAGGCGTTGATCGGCACGGTCCGCAACGTGGGTTACAAAGCAGTCCGCCCCACCCGGGGCCGGCCGCCGAGTACCGAAATCACCCCAGATGACGGCGAGGACGACGACGCCGACAGTCAGCCGCTGGCCGATCCGCTGCACAGCCAGTGA